Below is a genomic region from Polyangiaceae bacterium.
GGCCCGAAACCGCCAGGCGGTGGAGGAGGCTCTGGAGGCGGCCCGAAGCCCGGTGGAGCCGGAGGCGGTCCGAATCCAGCCGCTGGCGGCGGACCAAACCCAGGGGCAGCCGGAGGCGGTCCGAAGCCCGGTGGAGCCGGAGGTGGTCCGAATCCAGGCGCTGGCGGTGGACCAAACCCACCGCCTTGCGGCCCGGGTGGAGGCCCGAAAGCCGGCGGTGGCGGGGGCGGGCCAAACCCTGGAGGACCCCCTGGAGGCGGACCAAACGCCGCAGGCGGCGGGCCAAATCCACCACCACCCGGCGGTGGGCCATATCCCGGCTCAGGCGGCGGGCCAAACCCCGGAGGTGCCGGTGGCGGGCCAAACCCCGGAGGCCCCGGGGGCGGCTTGCCGAAGGCTGGTGGCGGAGGCGGAGGCCCAAATCCAGGGGGCCCCGCAGGCGCTCCAAGAGGAGAGGCACAAATCGCACAGAACTTGTCGGCGGGCGTCGCTGGTGCGCCGCAACGAGGGCAGTTCATGGTCTCCTTCGCGTGATGGCGGACCAACTCCGCATCGGCGGCAGCATACCGTGGTGTGCACACCCAGGATCAAGAACGAAGTGGCGTCGATGCATCGACATATAAAGTCATGAGCTTTTGGGAAGGTACAAAACAACATCGACATCGCCGGGCACCTCGGAGGGCGCCAAGCAATGTCGATGTTGATTTTTATCCGACGATACAGTCGGAGCGTTCAGATTTTTGCGCAGCGGAGTGACCGCTTCGATCAGGTATCTTTGGCGTCGCGCACGCGAGCAGCCTTGCCCGTGAGCGAACGCAAATAGAACAGACGCGAGCGACGCACGATGCCGCGCGACACGACCTCGATCTTGTCGATACGCGGCGTGTGCAAGGGGAAAACGCGCTCGACGCCCACGTTGAAGCTGACCTTGCGCACGGTGAACGTGCTGCGCGCACCAGCTCGGTGACGCTTCAGCACGACACCTTGAAAGACCTGAATGCGCTCCTTTTCGCCTTCGACGATGCGGTAGTGGACACGGACAGTGTCGCCAACCCGGAACTCCGGGAGCCCCTCACGGAGCTGCGGGGTTTCGATCTTCGCAAGTACGTTCGACGTGAGCATGGTGTGTCTTTCGAGGCAGGGCCCCAGCAAGCGATCGCATCGAGCGTCGCCATTCCGGGACGACGGGGAGCGGCATTATGCATACCGACATGGGGCTGTCAACTGGATCGATGGGCATCGCGCTCGCCCGAGACGAGAGCCGACAGCGCGATGCAACATGGAGGGACTCGAGCTTCAGCGACGAACGGGGATGATCTGCACGCGACGCGCGTCGCCTTCACCATCGCTCTTGGTGACCACGCCAGGAAACTTCGCGAGCGCCATGTGAACGACGCGCCGATCCTGAGGGTTCATCGGTTCGAACGTGATGATCTTGCCTTCGTCGACGGCCTGCTTGCCAAGGCGGCGAGCCATCGTGGTGAGCGTTTCTTCGCGACGCGCTCGATAACCCTCGGCATCGATGATCACATGCCTGCGTTGACGACCAGGCCGGTTTATGACGCGGTTCGTAAGGAACTGAAGCGCTGAAAGCGTCGTTCCCTTCTTGCCAATGATGCGACCCGCATCGTTGCCTTCGATCTCGAGTCGAATCTCCTCGGGAGGATCCTCGGGCTCGTTCTCGAGCAAGTCGACGGTGCAATCCATGCCCATCGCGGCGAGTGTGTCGATCACGAAGTCGAGCGCTTGATCGGCGCGGCCGTCCTCGACAAACGGCGCTTCCTCAGAAACGTGCGCCTCGTCGCTTGGCTCGGCTGCGTCGGAGTTGGTGATGGTTTTTCCGGGAGATCCATTATCCGCGGACACGTGCTTTTCCCTTTCCAAGAGCAGGCGTCGATTTCGTGTCGTCGCCCGAAGTCTTCACTGGCTTCTCGCGCACCTCGATGCTTGCAGGTCCCTGCGTTTTGGCCTGGAGGTAGCGCTCGACCGCGACCTGTTGCGCGATGCCGAGCCATGTGTTGGTCAGCATGTATACGCCAAGGCCGGCGGGTAGATAGAGCATCATCACGACGAAAATGCCCGGCAGCATGTAGAGCATCATTTTCTGCTGCATCGGATCGCCCTGCGGCGGCATCAGCTTCTGCTGAAAGAAGCTCGACGCACCAAGGATCGCCGGAATGACGAAGTACCTACCGGCATCGGACAGGTCCGGAATGATCGCCGTGGACAAGAATGGCACGTGGTAAAGCTCCACGGCCGTTTGAAGCGCCTGATACAGCGCAAACCACACCGGCATCTGCAAGAGCACCGGAACGCACCCATACATGGGGTTGATGCCGTGCTTGCGCCAAAGCTCCTGCACCGCGAGACCCTTCTGCGCAGGGTCGCTCTTGTAGCGCTCGTTGATCTCGTCCATCTCCGGCTTGAGACGACGCATCGCCGCGCTGCTCTTGATCTGCGAAATGCTCAGCGGGAACAGCAAGAGACGAACGGTGATCGTGAGC
It encodes:
- a CDS encoding KH domain-containing protein gives rise to the protein MGMDCTVDLLENEPEDPPEEIRLEIEGNDAGRIIGKKGTTLSALQFLTNRVINRPGRQRRHVIIDAEGYRARREETLTTMARRLGKQAVDEGKIITFEPMNPQDRRVVHMALAKFPGVVTKSDGEGDARRVQIIPVRR
- the rplS gene encoding 50S ribosomal protein L19, which translates into the protein MLTSNVLAKIETPQLREGLPEFRVGDTVRVHYRIVEGEKERIQVFQGVVLKRHRAGARSTFTVRKVSFNVGVERVFPLHTPRIDKIEVVSRGIVRRSRLFYLRSLTGKAARVRDAKDT